From Ignavibacteria bacterium:
ATATTTGAAATGGTATTTACATCATACACGATGCGGTAATCTCCAATGCGAATGCGATAAAATTTTTCTGCCGCAGAGAGTTTAAGCGAACCAACGGGAAATGGATTTGTTTTCAATTTCTCGAAATGCTTCCAAACTCTTTTCAGTATTGAATTAGGAAGTTTATCCAAATCCTTTTCAACCGACGGTTTGAAATCAATATTATATACGTCCACGTTTTTTTAAACGCTTTTTCATTTCCTCAAAACTGACGGGCTTTTCATCACGCCGCTCTGCAACGATTGCAAGGTCATGTAAGTCTTCGAGGAGTTGTTCGTATTGTTCGATAG
This genomic window contains:
- a CDS encoding type II toxin-antitoxin system Phd/YefM family antitoxin is translated as MNTQNQEFVIDAKGKKKAVLFPIEQYEQLLEDLHDLAIVAERRDEKPVSFEEMKKRLKKRGRI
- a CDS encoding type II toxin-antitoxin system RelE/ParE family toxin, with amino-acid sequence MDVYNIDFKPSVEKDLDKLPNSILKRVWKHFEKLKTNPFPVGSLKLSAAEKFYRIRIGDYRIVYDVNTISN